GGATTTAGAAAAGCCGTGGTCTTTTTTGTTTTTTTCAGAGGGGGATTCCGGAAATTCCGAAAAGAACGGTGAGCAAAGCTCACCGAATTTTTTTGAAAATCAGCGCCGAAGTCTGAAATTATCGGGGTGGCCGGACTCGAACCGACGACCCCTTGACCCCCAGTCAAGTGCCCTAGCCAACTGGGCCACACCCCGATTATTTGTAACTGCCCATAGTATAGCGATTTTTGCTCACATTGCAAATAGCACGAACGTTCCCAGTTATTACCAGGGGCTGAAAAGCCATCTACACGGTCCGATTTCAGATCTATTATTGACCACTTGCTCCCTTATCTGAAAAGCTCGGATTTTTTCCACACGGGTAGCGCAATCAATGCCGAATGAGACTTCTTTCTTCCCTTTCTTTGCCAAAACTTCCGCAACAAGAAGTATTTTTGAGGCTTCTGTCAGTCTATTTATATTCCGCATTTTTTCTTTTTCAACCGCTTCCCACTTATCTTCAATAACATATTGTTTTGACCCATTTATCACGTTTTTTACACGACTTTTTCTAAAGACTTCACGTTTTTGGCATGTAAAAATGTGGAAAATCACACGAATTCCATACGACTATCTTGCTATCCTTACGAAGAATCTGCTAATATGTAATCATGAAAAGGGATATCTATGCGGATTTGATCAACTGGAAAAATGCCTCAAACCGCAAACCTCTAATATTAGGAGGGGCGCGACAGGTGGGGAAAACATATATATTAAAAGAATTCGGCCAAAAAGAGTTTGATACCCTGGCCTATTTCAATTTTGAAGAAAACCCAGAATTAGGAAAATTTTTTGAAGACACATTAAATGCCAAAAAAATACTTGAAAAACTTTCCCTTTACCAAGAGAAAAAAATTGATACTAAAAATACATTGATCTTTTTTGATGAAATTCAGGAAGCGCCGAGGGCGTTAAGCGCCCTGAAATACTTTGCCGAAGCAGATGAACCGTGCAATATTGTATCCGCGGGCTCTCTCCTTGGCGTTAAACTCCGGCAATCATCGCCTTACCCCGTCGGAAAGGTCACAGAATTAACTCTATACCCTTTTTCTTTTGGCGAGTTTTTAGATGGTATCGGCAAAACCCGGCTCAGGCGATTTTTAAACGACATAGAGAACTTAAATCCAATAGATGATGTCTTTCACAATCAATTACTTGAATTGCTGAAAATGTACTTCTATATCGGCGGAATGCCTGGAGCAATAAATCAATATACTCTGGACGGGAATTTAAACAGCGTTAGAAAAATTCAGGATGATTTGTTACACGGATATGAAAAAGACTTCAGTAAGCACGCTGAAGCAAACACAGCAATGAAACTCACAAAAATATGGAGAGCTATGCCGATTCAATTATCCAAAGAAAATAAAAAATTTAAGTTCGCCGAAATAGAAAAAAACGCCAGAGCAAGAGAATATAATGAGATTATTGCCTGGCTCGAAGACTCTGGATTAGTTTATAAATCGTATAGCATTCAAAAACCTCATTTACCTTTAGAGGGCTATAAGCAGGAAAATATTTTCAAGCTATTCCTTTTGGACGTCGGCTTGCTCGGGGCAATGCTAAAACTATCGTCTAAAACCATCACCGGGGGGAATATCTTATTTCGCGTTTATAACGGGGCGTTTACCGAAAACTACACTGCGCAGGAACTGAAGGCGACTGGACATAACAACATTTACTACTGGACAAGCCAAAATTCCGCAGAGGTTGATTTTGTCATCGCTTCTCAAGAACAAATTTATCCTTTAGAGGTTAAATCGGGAACCAGCCTTCAGAACAAAAGTTTAAAGGTTTATGGACAAAAATATCCGAATTCTGTTCTTTCCCGGGCAACAATAAAAAATTTTAAGCATGATGGCAATATTCGCAATTTCCCCTTATATGCGATATCGCTATTTCCAAGACTATCTCAGTAATGAGATACAAAATTTTCCCCTCTGGCGGCGCTGCCAAATAGAATAATCTGCTGAGAAATATTCTTAATTTTTTCTATTAACCGGTAAAGCCCCGCAACAGATCCCAGTACCTTAAACTGTTTAACAAGGCAATTGCGGGTATCGGCCCCATTACTGTTATTCGCTGCCGCGCTCTTTGGCGAGGACGCGCTCTTCTTCCTCGTAAAATTCAAGGCTCAGGCCGGATGTGAGACGCGCGACGGCCTTTTTGCTGACAGCGTTAAAGCTGGTGAGGATCTGCTGCTGGACGCCCAGATTTTTGCCTATTTTGACAAGGCCGGAATCCCGGCCGGTTATGCGCAGGCCTATGCTCTTTCCCTCGTCCATAACGAGCATGGCCTCACCAGGAACGAGACTGAATTTTTCCGCGCCGAGCTCCCAGACCGTGCTTATCCGGTAGCGCCTCCAGGTGCCGGAAGAATCGGGGACCCTGATACTCCTCACCTGCGCTTTTTTCTCGCAGGCTTTAAGGCCGTCGCCTATTTTCTTCCATTCCATTCTTTATATATTTTTTATCCTCTCGCGCAGTTGGGCAAGCTCCCGCTGGCGGTCGCGGTAGAATTTATCCACCGCTTCCAGTACATCCGGATACGAGGAACAGAGTTCCTTAAAATCATCCGCCTTCATAGCGGCGGCGGAGACATCCGTGAGATTGATGACGGTGGCCGTTCTCTTCACATCGGCGATCATCTGATCCAGCGCCGCGAGCTCGCCGAAAAAATCCGGCGGGTAAAGATGAGATATCGGCAGGGGCCCTTTCGGGGTATCCAGCAACACGCTGCAGCAGCCCTCAAGAAGAAAATACACCGTGTCTCCCTTCTCTCCTTCTTTTATAAGGCATTTGCCCTTACGCGACGATATTGTCCTGACATGCTCCCCGAAAAACCCGCGCCCGCTCACGCTGAGTTTTGAAAAAGGCTCTTTGGAAAATATAATTGACAAATCCTTCACACAACCTCCTTGCCCGGTGAGCGGTCATACCTTGGTCCTCTCCGAGCGGTCTTCAGCTTAAAAGCTCCAGCGCGTTTTTGAATTTTATCTTATCTTTCGCTTCCCTGTCCATATCAAGTGAATCCACCCACGCGGCTTCTTTTTTCTGATCCGCCCAGGGCGAGTCCGTGCCGAAAAGCAGCCTGTCGGGGCTGTGTTTTCTGATTATATCATGG
This is a stretch of genomic DNA from Candidatus Omnitrophota bacterium. It encodes these proteins:
- a CDS encoding ATP-binding protein, which translates into the protein MKRDIYADLINWKNASNRKPLILGGARQVGKTYILKEFGQKEFDTLAYFNFEENPELGKFFEDTLNAKKILEKLSLYQEKKIDTKNTLIFFDEIQEAPRALSALKYFAEADEPCNIVSAGSLLGVKLRQSSPYPVGKVTELTLYPFSFGEFLDGIGKTRLRRFLNDIENLNPIDDVFHNQLLELLKMYFYIGGMPGAINQYTLDGNLNSVRKIQDDLLHGYEKDFSKHAEANTAMKLTKIWRAMPIQLSKENKKFKFAEIEKNARAREYNEIIAWLEDSGLVYKSYSIQKPHLPLEGYKQENIFKLFLLDVGLLGAMLKLSSKTITGGNILFRVYNGAFTENYTAQELKATGHNNIYYWTSQNSAEVDFVIASQEQIYPLEVKSGTSLQNKSLKVYGQKYPNSVLSRATIKNFKHDGNIRNFPLYAISLFPRLSQ
- a CDS encoding cyclic nucleotide-binding domain-containing protein, encoding MKDLSIIFSKEPFSKLSVSGRGFFGEHVRTISSRKGKCLIKEGEKGDTVYFLLEGCCSVLLDTPKGPLPISHLYPPDFFGELAALDQMIADVKRTATVINLTDVSAAAMKADDFKELCSSYPDVLEAVDKFYRDRQRELAQLRERIKNI